The Shewanella sp. MTB7 genome includes a window with the following:
- the ubiA gene encoding 4-hydroxybenzoate octaprenyltransferase: MNVKDKLDAYLRLARLDRPIGTLLLMWPCLMALVLAAGGMPDLKVLVIFIIGVVVMRACGCIINDYADRSLDSHVERTKSRPLASGEVSVKEALILFVVMGLLAFSLVLMLNPLVVKLSFVGIILTIIYPFTKRFTNMPQMFLGVVWSWSIPMAYAAQTGEIPAAAWWLFAANWCWTVAYDTMYAMVDRDDDLKVGIKSTAILFGQYDRQIIALFQLAALGCFITAGWAADRGLVYALGIITFIGFSLYQQKLIYGRERAPCFKAFLNNNWAGLSLFIALGVDYII; the protein is encoded by the coding sequence ATGAATGTTAAGGATAAATTAGACGCCTATTTGCGTTTAGCTCGATTGGATCGACCTATTGGCACTTTGCTCTTGATGTGGCCCTGCTTGATGGCACTCGTGCTCGCTGCCGGTGGTATGCCGGATCTTAAGGTGTTAGTTATTTTTATTATTGGCGTAGTTGTGATGCGAGCCTGTGGTTGCATTATCAATGACTACGCGGACCGCTCTCTTGACTCACATGTAGAACGCACTAAATCTCGACCATTAGCCAGTGGTGAAGTGTCAGTTAAAGAGGCGTTGATTCTGTTTGTGGTTATGGGGCTGTTAGCCTTTAGCCTGGTTCTGATGCTTAATCCTTTAGTGGTAAAACTCTCCTTTGTGGGGATAATATTGACTATTATCTATCCCTTCACTAAACGCTTCACTAATATGCCGCAGATGTTTCTCGGTGTCGTTTGGAGCTGGTCTATCCCTATGGCTTATGCGGCACAAACGGGTGAGATACCTGCCGCTGCTTGGTGGTTATTTGCTGCAAACTGGTGCTGGACAGTCGCGTACGACACCATGTATGCCATGGTCGATAGGGATGATGATCTAAAGGTGGGTATCAAGTCGACGGCGATTCTTTTTGGTCAGTATGATCGCCAGATCATTGCGTTATTTCAGTTGGCTGCACTTGGGTGTTTTATTACTGCGGGTTGGGCTGCGGATCGTGGTCTGGTTTACGCTCTGGGCATTATCACCTTTATTGGTTTCAGTTTATATCAACAGAAACTTATCTATGGTCGCGAGCGCGCTCCCTGTTTTAAAGCCTTTCTCAATAACAATTGGGCGGGTTTGAGTCTGTTTATCGCCCTTGGTGTTGATTACATTATCTAG